A region of the Dickeya chrysanthemi NCPPB 402 genome:
TTAACGTCAATCGAAACAGTAGAATGGTGCGTTAGACCACGCCATAGTGCGACAAAGAGATAATTCGTCGGCTTAGGCTGCGCCCCCGACACAGACACAGCTATAACAGGAGTCTTTCTATGATGAAACGTTTTCTCGTGATCACTTTAGCAGGTATCACACTGGCTGGTTGCGCCAATACCAGCACCCTGTCAGGAGACGTTTACAGTGCATCCGAGGCCAAGCAAGTTCAAACCGTAACTTATGGTACCGTCGTTTCCACCCGCCCGGTGCAAATCCAGGCTGGAGAAGAAAATAATGTCATCGGCACTATCGGTGGCGCCGTACTGGGGGGATTGGTGGGTAACACCATCGGTCGCGGTACTGGCCGCAATCTGGCAACTGCAGCAGGCGCAGTGGCGGGCGGCGTTGCCGGCAACAGTGTTGAAGGCGCGGTTAACCGCGTTCAGGGTGTTGAGCTGGAAATCCGTAAAGACGACGGCAGCACTATCATGGTGGTACAAAAACAAGGCGATACTAAATTCCACGCGGGTCAACGTGTAGCGATGGCCAGCAATGGCCGCGCCATCACCGTATCTCCTCGTTAATATTCAATTATCAATCACCACCCAATGGGTGGTGATTTTTTATGTCATCTATTCGGCGCGAACATTCAGCTACATCGTCATTCATACTCTATACGCCATGCTTCGAATTGCAGGATCATTGCCGTATTGCTCTGCTCATCCTTGGGCTGCTCCCTTCAGGGCTGCGACACATCGATACAACACTGCTCCCACCGCGTTGTACATTATCTCAGTCGCTTACCGAGCGTAAGCATCTTGAAATTCACTCGATTGCCGCGTTAAAGGCCGATAACGCACCTTAACCCTGAAGAGCTAACGCATTGCTCAACACGCAAGCGTTTTATCCTGCAATTCGAATTATTTTGGGTATATATTTCCTGAAATTCGAATTCGACTACCAGGACATTTACTTTCTATTAATTAAGACTGGCTCTCGTGTAATGCCAATATGTTTTTTTCCAGTCGAGAGATAATAGTGGCTAACTCATCCACTTCCTCAGGGGTAATGCCATTTAATATTTCACAGCGCGTCTGATCAATAACATCATTAACGGCCTGGATGATAGGATCCGCCATATCTGTTAACAAGATTCGCTTGGCACGTCGATCATGGGCGCAAATGTGTCGGGTAATTAACCCCTTGTCTTCCAGTTGATCTAATGTACGCACCAGCGAAGGCTGTTCTATTCCTATCGCTTTGGCAAGCTGAATTTGGGACTGCCCTGGAGGCAGTTGGTGAATATTATGCAATGTGACCCAGTGTGTCTGAGTGAGCTCTAGAGGCTTCAATCGATGATCAATCAAAGCACGCCATACACGAACCAACCGGGCTAAATCAGAACCTAACGGCAATTCCATCACTTCTCCTTATAGTTAGCATACTAAGCAACTTCCCTGGATTGCAATCAACTCTGATTTAAAACGAAAGTTTAATAAAAAATGTCTTATTGTTATCAATCTATTCTAGCA
Encoded here:
- a CDS encoding glycine zipper 2TM domain-containing protein; its protein translation is MMKRFLVITLAGITLAGCANTSTLSGDVYSASEAKQVQTVTYGTVVSTRPVQIQAGEENNVIGTIGGAVLGGLVGNTIGRGTGRNLATAAGAVAGGVAGNSVEGAVNRVQGVELEIRKDDGSTIMVVQKQGDTKFHAGQRVAMASNGRAITVSPR
- the slyA gene encoding transcriptional regulator SlyA — translated: MELPLGSDLARLVRVWRALIDHRLKPLELTQTHWVTLHNIHQLPPGQSQIQLAKAIGIEQPSLVRTLDQLEDKGLITRHICAHDRRAKRILLTDMADPIIQAVNDVIDQTRCEILNGITPEEVDELATIISRLEKNILALHESQS